Proteins encoded in a region of the Micropterus dolomieu isolate WLL.071019.BEF.003 ecotype Adirondacks linkage group LG07, ASM2129224v1, whole genome shotgun sequence genome:
- the evx2 gene encoding homeobox even-skipped homolog protein 2 has translation MMERIRKEMILMERGLHSPVAGKRLADTPGNSVLEALENSQHSGRLSPRITSASLHGNLGDIPTKGKFEIDSLFGTHHNSENTSSAEISSSESRKKMSLYSEVSPDSDINSDVEVGCPAHRSPSQHKENNKGFSDSNSGSSNTSSNSLANMNGNSTGGSNSDQVRRYRTAFTREQIGRLEKEFYRENYVSRPRRCELAAALNLPETTIKVWFQNRRMKDKRQRLAMSWPHPADPSFYTYMMTHAAATGSLPYPFHSHMPLHYYPHVGVTAAAAAAAATGAASSPFATSIRPLDTFRALSHPYSRPELLCSFRHPGLYQSPAGLNSSAAASAAAAAAAAAAAVSAPSATGPCSCLSCHSSQAASALGSRSGSADFTCTASGQRSESGFLPYSAAVLSKTSVPSPDQREETSLNR, from the exons ATGATGGAGAGGATAAGAAAAGAGATGATATTGATGGAGAGAGGTCTCCACAGTCCCGTCGCAGGGAAGAGGCTCGCAGACACGCCTGGAAATTCAGTGCTGGAGGCCCTGGAAAACTCTCAGCACAGCGGACGGCTAAGCCCGAGAATAACTTCGGCTTCTCTCCATGGAAATCTGGGGGACATCCCGACGAAAGGCAAATTTGAAATTGACAGTCTTTTCGGTACACACCACAACAGTGAAAATACCTCTTCGGCGGAAATTTCATCGtcagaaagcagaaagaaaatgagCCTTTACTCCGAAGTTTCACCAGATTCAGATATTAACAGTGATGTGGAGGTGGGATGCCCTGCGCATCGCTCCCCGAGCcagcacaaagaaaataataaag gttTTTCAGACAGCAATTCTGGATCTTCCAACACAAGCTCAAACTCCCTCGCGAATATGAACGGTAATTCAACGGGAGGATCAAATTCCGACCAAGTGAGGAGGTATCGGACAGCTTTCACCAGAGAACAAATCGGAAGACTGGAAAAAGAGTTTTACAGGGAAAATTACGTTTCGAGACCAAGAAGATGTGAATTAGCCGCAGCGCTGAATCTGCCCGAGACTACGATTAAG gtgtggtTCCAGAACAGGCGGATGAAGGATAAAAGGCAGCGTTTGGCGATGTCCTGGCCCCATCCAGCAGACCCCAGCTTCTACACTTACATGATGACGCACGCGGCAGCTACAGGAAGTCTACCTTACCCTTTCCACTCGCACATGCCTCTACATTACTACCCGCACGTCGGTGTCacggcggctgctgctgctgccgccgccaCCGGTGCCGCCTCGTCACCTTTCGCCACTTCCATCCGCCCCCTCGATACTTTCCGAGCACTCTCCCACCCCTACTCACGGCCAGAGCTCCTGTGCAGCTTCAGGCACCCAGGACTCTACCAGTCACCCGCGGGCCTGAATAGTTCAGCAGCGGCATCGGCGGCGGCTGCTGCGGCGGCAGCGGCGGCGGCGGTCAGCGCCCCGTCAGCCACCGGGCCTTGTTCGTGTCTCAGCTGCCACAGCAGCCAGGCGGCGAGCGCGCTGGGTTCAAGGAGCGGGAGTGCTGACTTTACCTGCACAGCTTCCGGGCAAAGATCCGAGAGTGGATTTCTGCCGTATTCTGCTGCTGTTCTCAGCAAGACCTCAGTCCCGTCACCAGACCAACGAGAAGAAACTTCACTTAACAGATAA